A portion of the Achromobacter sp. MFA1 R4 genome contains these proteins:
- a CDS encoding tripartite tricarboxylate transporter substrate binding protein — MPDSSFLPPGRMIARRLAVRAAALGLAALAPLAAAGTAVAAEASDGWPTQPLKAVVPFGPGSSPDQVARIVGEKAGAILGQAIVIENKPGASGNIGTYAIANAKPDGYTFGVSITGPLVNNTLLFDKLPYAPAKDLSPLTLAVHQPNVLVVPATAGIDNVGQLLEALKKNPDKYNFPSPGAGTVSHLAVELLLQQIGARATHVPYPSSPAALTSLLSGDTQFAALPPIAVMPMVKDGRLKALAVTSSKRSALLPDIPTLAEVGVQGIEGSAWIGFVVSSKAPADVRKKLSDALIQAIHDPEVAKRLQAQYMDPVGDTPAEFRGYMDDELKRWEPLIKKLGIKGQ, encoded by the coding sequence ATGCCTGATTCTTCGTTCCTGCCGCCGGGCCGCATGATCGCGCGCCGTCTTGCGGTGCGCGCCGCCGCGCTCGGCCTGGCCGCGCTGGCGCCGCTGGCCGCCGCCGGCACCGCCGTAGCCGCCGAAGCCTCCGACGGGTGGCCCACCCAGCCGCTCAAGGCGGTCGTGCCATTCGGTCCGGGCTCCAGCCCCGACCAGGTCGCGCGCATCGTCGGCGAGAAGGCCGGTGCGATTCTCGGCCAGGCCATCGTCATCGAAAACAAGCCCGGCGCCAGCGGCAACATCGGCACCTATGCCATCGCCAACGCCAAGCCCGACGGCTACACCTTCGGCGTGTCGATCACCGGCCCGCTGGTGAACAACACGCTGCTGTTCGACAAGCTGCCCTACGCCCCTGCCAAGGACCTGTCGCCGCTGACCCTTGCCGTGCACCAGCCCAACGTGCTGGTGGTGCCCGCCACTGCCGGCATCGACAACGTCGGCCAGCTTCTGGAGGCCTTGAAGAAAAACCCGGACAAGTACAACTTCCCGTCGCCGGGGGCCGGCACCGTGTCGCACCTGGCGGTCGAGCTGCTCTTGCAGCAGATCGGCGCGCGCGCCACGCACGTCCCGTATCCGTCCTCGCCCGCCGCGCTGACCTCGCTGCTGTCGGGCGACACCCAGTTCGCCGCGCTGCCGCCCATCGCGGTCATGCCGATGGTGAAGGACGGCCGGCTGAAGGCGTTGGCGGTCACCTCCTCCAAGCGCTCGGCGCTGCTGCCCGATATCCCGACATTGGCCGAAGTGGGCGTGCAGGGCATCGAGGGATCTGCGTGGATCGGCTTCGTGGTGTCGTCCAAGGCGCCGGCCGATGTGCGGAAGAAGCTGTCGGACGCGCTCATCCAGGCCATCCATGACCCCGAGGTGGCCAAGCGGCTGCAAGCGCAGTACATGGATCCGGTGGGCGACACGCCGGCCGAATTCCGCGGCTACATGGACGATGAGCTCAAGCGCTGGGAGCCCCTCATCAAGAAGCTGGGCATCAAGGGCCAGTAA
- a CDS encoding FAD-dependent oxidoreductase — protein MVITEPARQVPLYGEYEVVVLGGGPAGVLAAASAARNGARVLLVERYGFLGGMGTAAGVSNFCGLHANIHGDIRQVVHGMTDDLLDRMRAMDGLNDPHLILGKIHAQAYDISAFKCAADGLVQDSGAHVLFHALATGLTRDDQGRVDALFLETKSGRCAVRARIFIDCSGDADIAQWGGLPFEKGDAHGHLLYPTLMFKVGNVDGVRAQEAWKTIPVLMDEAAASGEFTFPRKGAIVRPQKHDYEWRVNVTQLANADGSAADGTDADSLSAGELEGRRQIMNYLAFLRAKVPGFEQAYVLDIAPQLGIRETRRIVGEAVLTQEDVLGCADFPDSIGVNGWPLEMHTAGDVKWLWPPIPESRGYNQLPFRMMVPRRGPGVADNVLVAGRCASMTHEGQSAARVSGSCFVMGEAAGTASAMALRAGIAPGDVSIAALQAQLTQQGAFLGGQD, from the coding sequence ATGGTCATTACCGAACCCGCACGCCAGGTGCCGCTTTATGGCGAGTACGAGGTCGTCGTCCTGGGCGGCGGCCCGGCCGGCGTGCTGGCGGCCGCCAGCGCGGCGCGCAATGGCGCGCGCGTGCTGCTCGTGGAACGCTACGGCTTCCTGGGCGGCATGGGCACCGCCGCCGGCGTGTCCAACTTCTGCGGACTGCATGCCAACATCCACGGCGACATCCGGCAGGTGGTGCACGGCATGACCGACGACCTGCTCGACCGCATGCGCGCCATGGACGGGCTGAACGATCCGCATCTGATCCTGGGCAAGATCCATGCGCAGGCCTATGACATCTCCGCATTCAAGTGCGCGGCCGACGGCCTGGTGCAGGACAGCGGCGCGCATGTGCTCTTTCACGCGCTGGCCACGGGCCTCACGCGCGACGATCAGGGCCGCGTGGACGCGCTCTTTTTGGAAACCAAGTCCGGCCGCTGCGCGGTGCGCGCCAGGATCTTCATCGACTGCTCGGGCGATGCCGACATCGCCCAGTGGGGCGGCCTGCCCTTTGAGAAGGGCGACGCGCACGGCCACCTGCTCTATCCCACCCTGATGTTCAAGGTGGGCAACGTGGACGGCGTGCGCGCGCAAGAGGCCTGGAAGACCATCCCCGTGCTGATGGACGAAGCGGCGGCCAGCGGCGAGTTCACGTTTCCGCGCAAGGGCGCCATCGTGCGTCCCCAAAAGCACGACTACGAATGGCGGGTCAACGTCACGCAGCTTGCCAACGCCGACGGTAGCGCGGCGGACGGCACCGACGCCGATTCGCTGTCGGCGGGCGAACTCGAAGGCCGCCGCCAGATCATGAATTACCTGGCTTTCCTGCGCGCCAAGGTGCCGGGATTCGAGCAGGCCTATGTGCTGGACATCGCCCCGCAGCTGGGCATCCGCGAGACCCGCCGCATCGTGGGCGAGGCCGTGCTCACCCAGGAAGACGTGCTGGGCTGCGCGGATTTTCCGGACAGCATCGGCGTCAACGGCTGGCCGCTGGAAATGCACACGGCGGGCGACGTCAAGTGGCTCTGGCCGCCCATACCCGAATCGCGCGGCTACAACCAGCTTCCGTTTCGCATGATGGTGCCCCGGCGCGGCCCGGGCGTGGCGGACAACGTGCTGGTGGCCGGCCGCTGCGCCTCGATGACGCACGAGGGCCAGTCCGCCGCGCGCGTCAGCGGAAGCTGCTTCGTCATGGGCGAGGCCGCCGGCACCGCGTCCGCCATGGCGCTGCGCGCGGGCATCGCGCCGGGCGACGTCTCCATTGCGGCGCTGCAGGCGCAATTGACGCAACAAGGCGCCTTCCTGGGCGGCCAGGACTGA
- a CDS encoding 3-hydroxybenzoate 6-monooxygenase, translating to MTTILAAKPKVPTQTQTQTQTVIVVGGGIGGLAAALALTRQGIAVQLLEQAAQIGEIGAGIQLGPNAFAALDALGVGTTARGRAVFTDHIIMMDAVDAREVVRIDTGEAFRARFGGPYAVIHRADIHLSILEAVQRDPLIQFRTSTRIASMSQDANGVDVVDTQGNRYRADAVVGADGVKSVIREAMVGDPARVTGHVVYRAVVDQENMPQELRINAPVLWAGPHCHLVHYPLRGGQQYNLVVTFHSREQEEWGVREGSKEEVLSYFQGIHPTPHQMLDRPTSWKRWATADREPVERWGQGRVTILGDAAHPMTQYMAQGACMALEDAVTLGEAIRQCEHDLPAAFRLYESVRIPRSARVVWSTREMGRLYHARGVERTVRNMLWTGRSQSQFYDALQWLYGWKVENCLAQGMPQ from the coding sequence ATGACGACTATCCTGGCAGCAAAACCGAAAGTGCCGACCCAGACCCAGACCCAGACCCAGACCGTGATCGTCGTGGGCGGCGGCATCGGCGGCCTGGCCGCCGCGCTGGCGCTCACGCGGCAAGGCATTGCCGTGCAACTCCTGGAACAGGCCGCGCAGATCGGCGAAATCGGCGCGGGCATCCAGCTTGGCCCCAATGCCTTCGCCGCGCTCGACGCGCTGGGCGTGGGCACGACGGCCCGCGGCCGCGCCGTCTTCACCGATCACATCATCATGATGGACGCCGTGGATGCCAGGGAGGTGGTGCGCATCGACACAGGCGAGGCCTTTCGTGCGCGCTTCGGCGGCCCCTACGCCGTCATTCACCGCGCCGACATCCACCTGTCCATTCTGGAAGCGGTGCAGAGAGATCCGCTGATCCAGTTCCGCACCTCCACGCGGATCGCCAGCATGTCGCAGGACGCCAACGGGGTCGACGTCGTGGACACGCAGGGCAACCGCTACCGCGCCGATGCCGTGGTGGGGGCAGACGGCGTCAAGTCCGTGATCCGCGAAGCCATGGTGGGCGATCCCGCGCGCGTGACGGGCCACGTGGTCTACCGCGCCGTGGTCGACCAGGAAAACATGCCGCAGGAACTGCGCATCAACGCCCCCGTGCTGTGGGCGGGTCCGCACTGCCACCTGGTGCACTATCCGCTGCGCGGCGGCCAGCAATACAACCTGGTCGTCACCTTCCACAGCCGGGAGCAGGAGGAATGGGGCGTGCGCGAAGGCAGCAAGGAAGAGGTGCTGTCCTACTTCCAGGGCATCCACCCGACGCCGCACCAGATGCTGGACCGCCCGACCTCATGGAAACGCTGGGCCACCGCCGACCGCGAACCGGTGGAGCGGTGGGGCCAAGGCCGCGTCACGATACTTGGCGATGCCGCCCACCCCATGACGCAGTACATGGCCCAGGGCGCCTGCATGGCGCTCGAAGACGCCGTGACGCTGGGCGAGGCAATCCGGCAATGCGAGCACGACCTGCCCGCGGCCTTCCGGTTGTACGAATCGGTCCGCATCCCGCGCAGCGCGCGCGTGGTGTGGTCCACGCGCGAGATGGGCAGGCTCTATCACGCGCGCGGCGTGGAGCGCACGGTGCGCAACATGCTGTGGACGGGACGCAGCCAGTCCCAGTTCTACGACGCCTTGCAGTGGCTGTACGGCTGGAAAGTGGAGAACTGCCTCGCGCAAGGCATGCCGCAGTGA
- a CDS encoding ABC transporter substrate-binding protein, which yields MHQSTLRGAAAVLLSLASYAASAQQKPVDIGFIGTLSTPAGYIGEDERDAFMLAVKEGGGKLGGVPVNVRVEDDALKPANAKQIADKMVQGGVRLFTGINFSNVMAAVGPTVLNAGAFYVSLNAGPSNYAGKACNPNYFSVAFQNDSYADTAGMAANELGAKRVVIMAPNYQAGRDAVAGFKRTYKGEIADEIYTKLELADFSVELARIRSLNPDAIFQFHPGGAGINLTKQFANSGLADKIKMITPIYSMDDRMLAATGTAGKGFYLSSLWSADLDNAQSKHFVEAFTKAYNRAPTAYAAQAYDTANLIGSALKAVDGDIAGKPDDFRNALRRADFPSVRGKFKFGPNQHPVQDWYLLHIEAGPDGKLVYKNLKVLARDHTDVHAVDCKM from the coding sequence ATGCACCAAAGCACCCTCCGCGGCGCCGCCGCCGTCCTGCTGTCATTGGCCTCGTACGCGGCCAGCGCGCAGCAGAAACCCGTGGACATCGGCTTCATCGGAACCCTGTCCACGCCCGCCGGCTACATCGGCGAAGACGAGCGCGACGCCTTCATGCTGGCCGTCAAGGAAGGCGGCGGCAAGCTGGGCGGCGTGCCGGTCAATGTGCGCGTCGAGGACGACGCGCTCAAGCCCGCCAACGCCAAGCAGATCGCCGACAAGATGGTGCAGGGCGGCGTGCGCCTGTTCACCGGCATCAATTTCTCGAACGTCATGGCCGCCGTCGGCCCCACGGTGCTGAACGCCGGCGCCTTCTACGTCAGCCTGAACGCCGGCCCCTCCAACTATGCCGGCAAGGCCTGCAATCCCAACTACTTCTCGGTGGCGTTCCAGAACGACTCGTACGCCGACACCGCGGGCATGGCGGCCAACGAGCTGGGCGCCAAGCGCGTCGTCATCATGGCCCCGAACTACCAGGCGGGCCGCGACGCCGTCGCCGGCTTCAAGCGCACGTACAAGGGCGAAATCGCCGACGAGATCTACACCAAGCTCGAACTGGCCGACTTCTCGGTGGAGCTGGCGCGCATCCGTTCGCTCAACCCCGACGCCATCTTCCAGTTCCATCCGGGCGGCGCGGGCATCAACCTGACCAAGCAATTCGCCAACTCGGGGCTGGCGGACAAGATCAAGATGATCACGCCGATCTATTCGATGGACGACCGCATGCTGGCCGCCACGGGCACGGCGGGCAAGGGCTTTTACCTGAGCTCGCTCTGGAGCGCCGACCTGGACAACGCGCAAAGCAAGCACTTCGTCGAGGCCTTCACCAAGGCCTACAACCGCGCGCCCACGGCCTATGCGGCGCAGGCCTACGACACCGCGAACCTGATCGGCTCCGCGCTCAAAGCAGTGGACGGCGACATCGCGGGCAAGCCGGACGACTTTCGCAACGCGCTGCGCCGCGCGGACTTTCCCAGCGTGCGCGGCAAATTCAAGTTCGGCCCCAACCAGCATCCCGTCCAGGACTGGTATCTGCTGCACATCGAAGCGGGCCCCGACGGCAAACTGGTCTACAAGAACCTGAAGGTGCTTGCGCGCGACCATACCGACGTGCACGCCGTGGACTGCAAGATGTGA
- a CDS encoding branched-chain amino acid ABC transporter permease yields MLMFLEQVLNGLQYSALLFLLSAGLTLVFGIMNVINLTHGSFYMVGAFCAASAAASTGSFAAALLAALAGAALYGLVIELLVIRHLYRRDHLDQVLATLGLTLFTNELVTVLFGRSPPFMDIPPFLSGSVALLPGLNYPVMRLAFIGAGALVALGLWLLISRTRVGMLVRAGADDGEMVDALGVNIQRLFTLIFTLGALLCGFAGVMAAPLLAVEIGMGERILITTFVVIVVGGVGSVRGALAGSLMIGMTDALGRAYIPFWMSRLLPPELSDSASSSLVSASIYILMAIVLLFKPRGLVPAQR; encoded by the coding sequence ATGCTGATGTTCCTGGAGCAGGTGCTCAATGGCCTGCAATACAGCGCCCTGCTGTTCCTGTTGTCGGCGGGATTGACGCTGGTGTTCGGCATCATGAACGTCATCAACCTGACGCACGGCTCGTTCTACATGGTGGGCGCGTTCTGCGCCGCCAGCGCGGCCGCGTCCACCGGGTCCTTCGCCGCCGCCTTGCTGGCGGCGCTGGCGGGCGCGGCGCTCTACGGGCTGGTGATCGAACTGCTGGTCATCCGCCACCTGTACCGGCGCGACCACCTGGACCAGGTGCTGGCCACGCTGGGGCTGACGCTCTTCACCAATGAACTGGTGACCGTGCTGTTCGGCCGCAGTCCGCCCTTCATGGACATCCCGCCGTTCCTGTCGGGGTCCGTGGCGCTGCTGCCCGGCCTGAACTACCCGGTCATGCGGCTCGCCTTCATCGGCGCGGGCGCGCTGGTCGCGCTGGGCCTCTGGCTGCTGATCTCGCGCACCCGTGTGGGCATGCTGGTGCGCGCCGGCGCCGACGACGGCGAAATGGTCGATGCCTTGGGCGTCAACATCCAGCGCCTCTTCACCCTGATCTTCACGCTGGGCGCCCTGCTCTGCGGCTTTGCGGGCGTGATGGCCGCGCCCCTGCTGGCGGTGGAGATCGGCATGGGCGAACGCATCCTCATCACCACCTTCGTGGTCATCGTGGTGGGCGGCGTGGGCTCGGTGCGCGGTGCGCTGGCGGGCTCGCTGATGATCGGCATGACCGATGCGCTGGGGCGCGCCTACATCCCTTTCTGGATGTCGCGCCTGCTTCCCCCTGAACTGTCAGACTCGGCCAGCTCCAGCCTCGTGTCCGCCAGCATCTACATTCTGATGGCCATTGTGCTGCTGTTCAAGCCGCGCGGGCTGGTGCCGGCCCAGCGCTAG